The proteins below come from a single Juglans regia cultivar Chandler chromosome 12, Walnut 2.0, whole genome shotgun sequence genomic window:
- the LOC108994767 gene encoding GPN-loop GTPase QQT2-like, translating to MDIDSDFHNLNIKASNEGGASMQEESKDSSSTQAEGKETEELNKSMDKLHIEGSSSGQAGTSPANFKKKPVIIIVVGMAGSGKTTFLHRLVCHTQASNIRGYVLNLDPAVMTLPYGANIDIRDTVKYKEVMKQFNLGPNGGILTSLNLFATKFDEVVSVIESRADQLDYVLVDTPGQIEIFTWSASGAIITEAFASTFPTVITYVVDTPRSSSPVTFMSNMLYACSILYKTRLPVVLAFNKTDVAQHQFALEWMEDFEAFQTAVSSDQSYTSTLSQSLCLVLDEFYKNLRSVGVSAVSGAGMEAFFKAIEASAEEYMETYRADLDKRRAEKQRLEEERRKENMDKLRKDMEQSRGETVVLSTGLKDKEGRRETMMDEEDEKLEEEDDDDDDFERFTEEEDVIDEDEDEEVARFSF from the exons ATGGACATTGATTCTGATTTCCACAATCTGAACATCAAGGCATCGAACGAAGGAGGCGCTTCAATGCAAGAGGAATCCAAGGACTCTTCAAGCACTCAA GCAGAGGGTAAGGAGACGGAGGAGCTTAATAAGTCAATGGATAAGCTGCATATTGAGGGTTCATCATCTGGGCAAGCTGGAACTTCACCGGCCAACTTCAAGAAGAAACCAGTTATCATTATTGTTGTAGGAATGGCAG GGAGTGGAAAAACAACGTTTCTTCATCGGCTGGTTTGCCACACCCAGGCTTCAAACATCCGGGGTTATGTGTTGAACCTTGACCCTGCTGTGATGACTCTCCCATACGGTGCTAACATTGATATAAGAGACACTGTGAAGTACAAGGAAGTGATGAAGCAGTTCAATCTAGGACCTAATGGTGGAATTCTGACATCACTTAACTTGTTTGCTACAAAGTTTGATGAG GTTGTTTCTGTTATAGAGAGCCGAGCAGATCAGCTTGATTATGTTCTTGTAGATACTCCTGGACAGATTGAAATATTCACTTGGTCGGCTTCTGGTGCTATCATTACAGAAGCTTTTGCTTCAACCTTCCCTACTGTTATCACTTATGTAGTCGATACACCTCGTTCGTCAAGCCCAGTGACTTTCATGAGCAATATGCTATATGCTTGTAGTATACTTTACAAGACAAGGTTGCCTGTTGTGCTGGCATTCAACAAGACTGATGTGGCTCAACATCAATTTGCCTTGGAG TGGATGGAAGACTTTGAGGCATTTCAAACAGCAGTAAGTTCAGATCAGTCATACACATCGACTTTAAGTCAGAGCCTTTGCCTTGTGCTAGATGAGTTCTACAAGAATTTACGTTCTGTTGGAGTATCGGCTGTCTCTGGTGCTGGAATGGAGGCCTTCTTCAAGGCCATTGAAGCAAGTGCTGAGGAATACATGGAAACCTATAG GGCTGATCTTGACAAGAGACGGGCAGAGAAGCAGCGGTTGGAGGAAGAGCGCAGGAAGGAAAACATGGATAAATTAAGGAAGGATATGGAACAATCTAGGGGAGAAACCGTTGTCTTGAGCACTGGTCTGAAGGACAAAGAAGGCAGGAGAGAAACCATGATGGATGAGGAAGATGAAAAactagaagaggaagatgatgatgacgacgactTTGAGAGATTTACCGAGGAGGAAGATGTTATagatgaggatgaagatgaagaagttgcTAGATTCTCCTTTTAG
- the LOC108994766 gene encoding translation initiation factor eIF-2B subunit epsilon isoform X4, with product MGAQRKGATRAEDSDELARVPLQAILLADSFATKFRPITLERPKVLLPLVNVPMISYTLAWLESAGVEEVIVFCCAHSKQVIGYLESSEWLSQPNFSVTTIESHNSVSAGDALRLIYERNVIHGDFILISGDTVSNMSLTQVLQEHRERKKKDPNAVMTMVIKRSKSSPITRQSRLGTDELFMAIDPNTKQLLYYEDKADYSKAVICLDKLLLTDNSSISLHNDTQDCYIDICSPEVLSLFTDNFDYQHLRRHFVKGLLVDDIMGYKIFTHEIHSSYAARIDNFRSYDTISKDIIQRWTYPFVPDVKFGGNSATKLERQGMYRASEVVQSRSAEIGPFTVIGNGTKIGSNTKISNSVVGEGCTIGSNVSIEGSYIWNNVTIEDNCKLMHAIVCDGVVMKSGAVLEPGVVLSFKVVIGQQFVVPSYSKVSLHEQPIKQDSDEELEYADNSSGIGELSSIAGTVDKSNGVMSSQLSGEQCQPTDELGTGGIGYVWSICEGSHEEEWRHSIAPIPADKLAEAIQTTEDDLELITQDGSVLPASGELKLDSIDSDDVDNEDSRDDSIDFEKEVEATFLRAVHENIKEDHVILEVNSLRLSYNKLFADCAGAIFYSMMKLALETPHTSANQQLCRAVRSLVSF from the exons atggGTGCTCAGAGAAAAGGTGCAACTAGGGCAGAGGACTCCGACGAACTGGCACGTGTCCCCTTGCAGGCCATCCTCTTGGCTGATAGCTTCGCCACCAAGTTCCGTCCCATCACCCTCGAACGGCCCaaa GTATTGCTACCCTTGGTAAATGTCCCAATGATTAGTTACACCTTAGCTTGGCTTGAATCTGCTGGTGTTGAAGAGGTTATTGTTTTTTGCTGTGCTCATTCCAAGCAAGTGATTGGTTATTTGGAGAGTTCTGAGTGGCTTTCCCAGCCAAACTTCTCGGTCACGACAATAGAGTCGCACAATTCTGTCAGTGCTGGTGATGCATTGCGCTTAATTTATGAGCGTAATGTG ATACATGGAGATTTTATCCTTATAAGTGGAGATACTGTGAGCAACATGTCACTTACTCAGGTGCTTCAGGAACACagggagagaaaaaagaaagatccTAATGCTGTAATGACCATGGTTATTAAACGGTCAAAGTCTTCTCCAATCACTCGACAATCTCGACTTGGTACTGATGAGCTGTTTATGGCAATAGATCCTAATACTAAGCAGCTTTTATATTACGAGGACAAGGCAGATTATTCAAAAGCGGTCATATGTCTTGATAAGTTGCTGCTCACTGATAATTCATCAATTTCTTTGCATAATGACACACAG GATTGCTATATTGATATCTGCTCACCAGAAGTGCTCAGCCTTTTTACAGACAATTTTGACTATCAACATCTACGGCGCCATTTTGTTAAGGGATTGCTTGTTGATGAT ATTATGGGCTACAAAATATTCACACATGAAATTCACTCGAGTTATGCGGCTAGAATTGATAACTTCCGAAGCTATGACACTATTAGTAAGGACATAATTCAAAGGTGGACATACCCATTTGTGCCAGATGTTAAATTTGGTGGGAATTCTGCCACTAAACTGGAAAGACAGGGGATGTATCGAGCATCAG AAGTGGTGCAATCGCGGTCTGCAGAAATTGGTCCTTTTACTGTCATTGGAAATGGTACCAAAATTGGGAGTAacactaaaatttcaaattcagtTGTTGGGGAAGGATGTACTATAGGATCAAATGTCTCAATAGAAGGTTCTTATATTTGGAATAATGTCACTATTGAAGATAACTGTAAGCTAATGCATGCAATAGTATGTGATGGAGTGGTTATGAAGTCAGGAGCAGTGTTGGAACCTGGTGTAGTTTTGTCTTTTAAG GTTGTAATAGGGCAACAATTCGTTGTTCCTTCATACTCAAAGGTATCTTTACATGAACAGCCGATTAAGCAAGATAGTGACGAGGAGCTGGAGTATGCCGACAATAGCAGTGGGATTGGGGAACTTTCAT CAATTGCAGGTACAGTGGATAAGTCAAATGGGGTGATGTCATCCCAATTATCTGGGGAACAATGTCAGCCTACAGACGAG CTTGGTACAGGTGGGATTGGATATGTTTGGTCAATATGTGAAGGAAGCCACGAAGAAGAATGGAGGCATTCAATTGCACCGATTCCTGCAGATAAACTTGCTGAGGCAATTCAAACTACAGAAGATGATCTAGAGTTGATCACTCAAGATGGTAGTGTTCTCCCAGCTTCAGGAGAGTTGAAACTTGACTCCATCGATTCAGATGATGTTGATAATGAAGATTCTAGAGATGACTCTATCGACTTTGAGAAAGAG GTTGAAGCAACTTTTCTACGGGCTGTGcatgaaaatattaaagaagACCATGTAATCTTAGAAGTGAACTCATTGCG
- the LOC108994766 gene encoding translation initiation factor eIF-2B subunit epsilon isoform X3 has translation MGAQRKGATRAEDSDELARVPLQAILLADSFATKFRPITLERPKVLLPLVNVPMISYTLAWLESAGVEEVIVFCCAHSKQVIGYLESSEWLSQPNFSVTTIESHNSVSAGDALRLIYERNVIHGDFILISGDTVSNMSLTQVLQEHRERKKKDPNAVMTMVIKRSKSSPITRQSRLGTDELFMAIDPNTKQLLYYEDKADYSKAVICLDKLLLTDNSSISLHNDTQDCYIDICSPEVLSLFTDNFDYQHLRRHFVKGLLVDDIMGYKIFTHEIHSSYAARIDNFRSYDTISKDIIQRWTYPFVPDVKFGGNSATKLERQGMYRASEVVQSRSAEIGPFTVIGNGTKIGSNTKISNSVVGEGCTIGSNVSIEGSYIWNNVTIEDNCKLMHAIVCDGVVMKSGAVLEPGVVLSFKVVIGQQFVVPSYSKVSLHEQPIKQDSDEELEYADNSSGIGELSSIAGTVDKSNGVMSSQLSGEQCQPTDELGTGGIGYVWSICEGSHEEEWRHSIAPIPADKLAEAIQTTEDDLELITQDGSVLPASGELKLDSIDSDDVDNEDSRDDSIDFEKEVEATFLRAVHENIKEDHVILEVNSLRLSYNKLFADCAGAIFYSMMKLALETPHTSASELCNNAVSVITKWKKLLKSYLNDIDEQVCV, from the exons atggGTGCTCAGAGAAAAGGTGCAACTAGGGCAGAGGACTCCGACGAACTGGCACGTGTCCCCTTGCAGGCCATCCTCTTGGCTGATAGCTTCGCCACCAAGTTCCGTCCCATCACCCTCGAACGGCCCaaa GTATTGCTACCCTTGGTAAATGTCCCAATGATTAGTTACACCTTAGCTTGGCTTGAATCTGCTGGTGTTGAAGAGGTTATTGTTTTTTGCTGTGCTCATTCCAAGCAAGTGATTGGTTATTTGGAGAGTTCTGAGTGGCTTTCCCAGCCAAACTTCTCGGTCACGACAATAGAGTCGCACAATTCTGTCAGTGCTGGTGATGCATTGCGCTTAATTTATGAGCGTAATGTG ATACATGGAGATTTTATCCTTATAAGTGGAGATACTGTGAGCAACATGTCACTTACTCAGGTGCTTCAGGAACACagggagagaaaaaagaaagatccTAATGCTGTAATGACCATGGTTATTAAACGGTCAAAGTCTTCTCCAATCACTCGACAATCTCGACTTGGTACTGATGAGCTGTTTATGGCAATAGATCCTAATACTAAGCAGCTTTTATATTACGAGGACAAGGCAGATTATTCAAAAGCGGTCATATGTCTTGATAAGTTGCTGCTCACTGATAATTCATCAATTTCTTTGCATAATGACACACAG GATTGCTATATTGATATCTGCTCACCAGAAGTGCTCAGCCTTTTTACAGACAATTTTGACTATCAACATCTACGGCGCCATTTTGTTAAGGGATTGCTTGTTGATGAT ATTATGGGCTACAAAATATTCACACATGAAATTCACTCGAGTTATGCGGCTAGAATTGATAACTTCCGAAGCTATGACACTATTAGTAAGGACATAATTCAAAGGTGGACATACCCATTTGTGCCAGATGTTAAATTTGGTGGGAATTCTGCCACTAAACTGGAAAGACAGGGGATGTATCGAGCATCAG AAGTGGTGCAATCGCGGTCTGCAGAAATTGGTCCTTTTACTGTCATTGGAAATGGTACCAAAATTGGGAGTAacactaaaatttcaaattcagtTGTTGGGGAAGGATGTACTATAGGATCAAATGTCTCAATAGAAGGTTCTTATATTTGGAATAATGTCACTATTGAAGATAACTGTAAGCTAATGCATGCAATAGTATGTGATGGAGTGGTTATGAAGTCAGGAGCAGTGTTGGAACCTGGTGTAGTTTTGTCTTTTAAG GTTGTAATAGGGCAACAATTCGTTGTTCCTTCATACTCAAAGGTATCTTTACATGAACAGCCGATTAAGCAAGATAGTGACGAGGAGCTGGAGTATGCCGACAATAGCAGTGGGATTGGGGAACTTTCAT CAATTGCAGGTACAGTGGATAAGTCAAATGGGGTGATGTCATCCCAATTATCTGGGGAACAATGTCAGCCTACAGACGAG CTTGGTACAGGTGGGATTGGATATGTTTGGTCAATATGTGAAGGAAGCCACGAAGAAGAATGGAGGCATTCAATTGCACCGATTCCTGCAGATAAACTTGCTGAGGCAATTCAAACTACAGAAGATGATCTAGAGTTGATCACTCAAGATGGTAGTGTTCTCCCAGCTTCAGGAGAGTTGAAACTTGACTCCATCGATTCAGATGATGTTGATAATGAAGATTCTAGAGATGACTCTATCGACTTTGAGAAAGAG GTTGAAGCAACTTTTCTACGGGCTGTGcatgaaaatattaaagaagACCATGTAATCTTAGAAGTGAACTCATTGCG